The sequence TTTTTTTATAGTAGAGACAGCCGCCCCTATATCCGCGGCAATGGCGCTTAAATTCAAAATCTGCCCGCAGCGGTATGACAATATTTTATAAAAAGCCGAAAAAGCGGTAATGTCACCGACATTATAAAGGGTCTTAACATCGCGCTCTAAATAAGTCTGGATATATGTATCATACCATCTTTGAAGGCTGCTGATATTTTCCGCATATACCTGCGGGTACGTGCCGCGAAGGCATGCATTTTCAAAAAGTTCCTGCCCGTTTTTTATTCCCGTGAAAGCGGAAATTTCACTTAACGACAGAGTTTCCATGCTAAGTATTCCAACCCTGCCCGCCAGTGTTTCCGTAAATTTCTCCGCAAGCAGAAATTTCTGCGAGCCTGTTATTATAAACCTGCCTTTTTCACGCGGATTTTCATCTATTTTCATTTTAATCTGCGGAAAAAGATCCGGCGCATACTGTGCTTCGTCAATAATCAGTTTTCCCTTAAAAAAAGTATCTAAAAACATGCCCGGATCCGTCTGGGCAAGCCGCCTTGCGGAAAAATCATCAAGGGTTACATAATCATAATCTTTTCCAAGAATGTGTTTTATCAGGGTGGTTTTACCGGCCTGACGTGGACCGGTTACGGTCACAGCCGGAAACTCTGTTATTATCTGTTTAAATGCCTTTTCAATATCCCGTTTTAAATATATGTTTTCCATATTTATATAATAAAATATAAAGGTTTATCAGTCAAGTGCAAATTTAGTTTGGCATCGTAAATTTGCACCAGTGTACATCAGGCCCTTTTCCGGCCGACACGGTTATTAAGGATTACTTAATAACTGAAACTGCTGAATAAGTTGGAGGCTTGGTAACGGCAGAACGATAATACGGAGGGATGATAAAAGCCGAGGGACGGAGGGACGGATGCACGGAGGGACGGAAGGATATCGAGAATCGAAATTCGAGATTCGAGAATTTGATAACCCCCACAACAAACCTATAGATAAAGGCGGAGGCTTAGACGCTTAGACGCTTAGAGGCTTAGAGGCTTGGTAACGGCAGAACGATAATACCGAGGGACGGAGGGTCAGATGCACGGAGGGACGGAGGGTCAGAAAAAACAGAAACGGGACGCGCGGGAGCACGTCCCCTACAATGGTAAATTCAGACAAAAACAAGACGCAACATGTTGTGTTCGTGCATTAAAAACAAATTCAAACTGCCTTGAATGCATTGAAAGGCGGCAAAACCAAAAACGGCTAAAAATAACTTTATTTTTTTAACCCCTTTAAAATCCCGCATATTTTTTCAACGTCTTCATTTGTTAATTCCCCGTAAAACGGAAGGCATAAAACCTCATCTGCCGCTTTGTGCGCGGATGGCAGAAGTTCTTTTTCTGCCGAAGGATAATCTTTATAACACGGATATTCGCTGCACAGCGGATAAAAATACTTTCTTGTAAAAACATTATATTTCTTAAACTCTTCATAAACACTGTCTCTGCTTGAACCGAATTGTTTTTCATCTATTCTTACTGTAAAATACTGAAGGCTTTCTTTTATATTTTCAGGATTTTTATAGCAGGCAACGCCTTCAACACCGCTTAATTCCCTGTGATATATCTCTTGCAGCCTGCTCCTTTTACCCCTCTCTTCTTCAATCAATTCAAGGTTTAACATCCCCAACGCCGCCTGAATCTCGGTCATCTTGCCGTTAAAACCGGCTGTTATTACCTCTTCTTCATTCTTTATTCCCATATTCCTTAACAGTTCAATTCCCGGTTTAAAACAGCCGTCCTTATAAGTTAAACATCCGCCTTCGCCCGTGTTAAAAAGTTTCGTGGCGTGAAAACTGAACATTGATATATCCCCAAAATTCCCTATTCCCACGCCGTCAATTTCCGTATTAAAAGCGTGAGCCGCGTCATAAATTACTTTAAGGCCGTGTTTATCAGCTATTTTCTGTATTTTAACCGTATCACACGGGGTTCCAAATATATGAACCGCAAGAATACCCGTTGTTTTGGAAGTTATTGCCGCTTCTATTTTATCCGGGTCTATATTCATGGTTTCATTTTCAATATCGCAAAAAACAGGGTGAACCCCATTTAACAAAAGCGCGTGCGGAGTTGCCGGAAAAGTAAACGGGGTTGTAATAACCTCGCCTTTAAGGCCCAAAAACCTGACCGCGGCCATAAGGGCTGTTGTCCCGTTATTAAAGAGGGACACATATGGCGCCTTAAGAGCTTTCCGCGCGCTTTCTTCAAATAACCTGTGCTGTTCCCCCATATTTGACAGCCATTTTGATTCCCAGATTTTATTAAGCCGTAACTTAAATTTTTCCAAATCAGGCAATAAAGGCCTTGTGACATAAACCGGTTCTTTAAACCCCCCTGTCATAACCCCTCCGTTTTATTATATTCAAGGTATTCCCGTTCAAGTTTTTCCAGAAGCTGCCTGTCCCTTTCCGCCACTTTTTTTGGCGGATTACCCGCGACAATAAAATAATCCGGTACATCTTTGCGGATAAGCGTCAGCGCGCCCGCTCCGGAGCCTGTCCCCATCGTGACATTCGGCAGAATAACACAGCCGCTTCCTGTCCCTGCGTGTTTTTTTAAAATAACCGGCCCTGATTCTGTTTTCTTGAATTTTCCCGGCACTGTGGGGTTTGTCAGGTGCCCCTGTGTATAATCGTCATTTGACGTATATAAAACGCATTTAGACGATATGCCGCAGAAATCAGAAAGCACAACGCGACCGCCGCCCCCAAAAATATATGCCCCGGCCCCTATATGCACGTTGCTGCCTATCTCTATTCCGCCGCTTCCGGCGCTTAAAATACAAAAAACATCAATTCTGCTGTTGTCTCCGACAGAAACATACTGCGGGTTAATTATAACGCACGATCTCGCGATTGACACATTTTTTCCGATTTTCTTTAAACCCAGTTTTTCCAGTTCGCCCCTGCTGTAATTCATTTCAATATTCTCCCTTATTTTTTCAGAAAGATTTTCTTCTTTAAAGGTTGCCTGTAGTTTTCATTTTGTTTTTACGGGAAAAATCCTTCAGTATTTTTTGCACGTTTTTCGCGTCGCGCGCGTAATTTCTGAACTTTTCGCGGCAGAATAAAATCCGCTTCCATTTATTGCCTTTATAATCCCACACCATCACTTTCATGCCCGACAGAAACGATTCCGCAAGCAGATAAGTATCAGGGTCATAACAATACAGCGTTTTATACCGCCTTAATAAATTCAGATACATTTCCCTTGTAACCGTGTTTTCCCTGTTAATTTCAACCGCTGATTCCGGGTGCGCTTTTAGGTTTTTACCTTTATGTACAAAATAAAGGCCGCCTTTATCCCTTAGTGTTTTCTGCTTTATCTTAAAATCCTCTTTTGACAGGTGCGGCAGAAATAATTCTTTTGTCCGTTTATAATAAGAAGCTTGTTTTGCCTCTTTTTTAAAAACTTTTCTGTAATGATAAACCGTTTCTTCTTCTGGAAATACGGCAGGCCCGCCGTGCCTGCCCGGAAAATAAAGCACCCAGCGCAGCACGGGTATTGCAAGATTATAAAAACCTTCAAGATTTATTATTTCAGGCGCTATAATCATATCATCGGTTCTTTCCGGCAGCAGCCTGAATTCCGGTTTTAAATCAAACGCGGGGTTATAAACCGCGGTGTTTGTAATTACTTTATGCCCGCACCTTTGCAGAAGGTACATAAGGTAGTGCATTGCCTCTATACCGCCGCTTTGATGCGTGTAATCCGGCGAAAACACGAAAATTTTCATTTAACAGCCCTGCCGGCATACATTATTATTATTTTCCCTGATTAAGTTTTTTAACCATATTAATGGCTTTTCTTGCGGCTCTCTTTACTATATTGCCTTTTTTTTCGGGTTTTTTCGCTATGCAAGCCACCATTAAAAAGGAGGCAAAATTTTTAACAGCAGGGTCATCTTCACACATAATCTGCGTCGGCGATGTGTATGCCGCGTCCAGCACTATAAGACCGGCCTGCCGCATAAGATATGAAAGGCTTTCTATTGTAAATCTCCAGTAGTCATTGGGAAATTCATGTATGGGAAAACAGTTTGGAACAGTTACATACATAAGCCCGCCCGGGTTCAGGCTTTTCGCGCACTCCGAAACAGCCACAAACGGGTTTAAAACATGTTCAAAAACAGCGCAGGATATTATCACATCAAATTTTTTTGGTATTTTACTCTGCCTTTTTAACGCTTTAGAAAGTTCATGAAGGTCAGCTGTGATATCAACATCCACCCCTTCCTGAAAATCAGTGCCATAATGCCCTTTTGCGTTCGGAAACCATTCCCTGTGCATGCTTGTCTTTCCGGGAATTGCCTGCTTGGTTCCAACTTCCAGCACTGTTGGTTCTTTCATTTCCGCAACCATTTGTGTAAAGGCAGTAGTAAGTTCCCCCTGTTTGTAGCTTGTCCCGGTTGTTTCCATAATTACTTTCACTTTTTAACTCCTTATTTTTCAGGTTATATTTAAAAACCTTTTATCCTTTCATCATATAATCCGTTAAAACTTTTTTGGGGTCGCCGTCGCCCGCAACCGCGCCGCGGTCAAGCCATATTACTCTTGTGCATAAATCCGTAATTGCCTGTGGCGAATGCGACACAAATACCGTTGTCACGCCGTTTTTTATAAGTTTTTTGATTGCGTCCGCTGATTTCACCTGAAAAAAACTGTCGCCTACCGCAAGGATTTCATCTATCATAAGCACTTCCGGCTCGGTATGAACCGCTATCGCGAAAGCAAGGCGCATATACATACCCCAGGAATAGGTCCTGACCGGGCTGTCAATAAACTTTTCAAGTTCGGCAAAAGCCGTTATCTGTTCAATTTTAGCCGTCATCTCTTTTTTTGTATGCCCTAACAGTATCCCGTTTATTACTATATTTTCCCTGCCGGAAAGATCCGGGCTGAAACCTGCGCCAAGGGCAAGAAGCGGAGTCCTTTTTCCCCTGACAAGAACAGTGCCTTTTGTGGGTTCTGACACGCCAAGCAGGACCGATAAAAGCGTGGATTTGCCCGCGCCGTTCTTTCCTATAATTCCGACGCATTCGCCTTTTTTTATCTCAAAAGACACATCCTTAAGCGCCCAGAAAACTTCTTTCCTCTTTTTTATAAAATTTCCTATATTAATCACAAATTCCTTAAAACCGGGTTTATCAGAAAACGCGGGATAACTTTTCCATAGATTTTTGACAGTTATCATCAGATTACCCCGTCAATCTTTTTTTCAAGCGCCTTAAATATTATAATTCCGGCCAGAAGAAACATAACAGACGCGGCAAAAGCAAAACCTATATACTGCCAGTTTATGGCGTTATGCATTATAAGGCTTCTCCAGCTTTCTATAAGATAAAGCATGGGATTGGCGGCAAGCAGTACCCTGAATTTTTCCGGGACAGCGGACAGCGGATATATAACGGGCGTAAGCCAGAAAAGCATTGTCATAAAAACGCCCGCAATATATTCAAGATCCCTGAAGAATACATTAACAATAGAAACCGCCATTGCCGCTCCGGACAATGTGATAAACTGAATTATTATCAGAATCGGAACACCGTACAGCCACTCTATCCCCGGCATTTTTCCGCCAAAGACAAGTATTGCCGCCAGCACGGGTATGGAAAAAAGCATTGTTACAGACTGGCCCGCCACCAGCGAAAGAACCAGAAAGTGTTTTGGAAAAACCACCTTTCTTATAAGATCGGTATTGCCTGTCAAAGTGTTAACAGACATCAGAACAGATGCAGAAAACCAGTTCCACGGAAAAAGCGCGCTTAACAAAAATAACGCGTAATTTTCCATTTTAATCCTCATAAAAACACTAAAAGCAAGATAATATACCAAAGCCATAAGAACCGGATTTAAAAGCGACCACGCCAGCCCAAGCACTGTCCTTTTATACTTAAGAGTTATTTCTTTTTTAACCAGTATTACAAACAGGTCAATATTTCTCTGCAAATCCCTTTTAATCACTTCATTCTCCTTTTATTAGAACCCTTTATGGCGCATGCGTTTTCAAGAACTTTTTCAATATTTTCATACTGATTTTCGGGAGAATAATGTAAAAGCGCGTGCTTTTTAGCGTTTTGTACAATTTTGGCATCAACGCCCTTTTTATAAATTTCTTTTATAACGCTGTACCAGCCGCCGCTTCCGCATAAATAACCGTTTTTACCGTGCACTATTGCTTTCTTAAAGGAAAACACCGGCGAAGCGCACGTCACTGTGCCCGCGGCAGCAGCTTCAAAATATTTAAGTTCTGATTTACAGTTAGTGAATTCATTGTCAATAAGCGGCGCTATATTAAGGTCAACTTCGGATGTTTCTTTCTGCAGTTCCCTGAAATCTTTAAAAGGCACCATTATTACCCTTTCTTTAGAAAAAGGCTTTAATGCTTCCGGCATTTTTATATAACCCGCTATTTTAAATTTAATTTCTTTATTTTCTTCCATAAGCCGCGCGATCTGCGGCGCGGCAACATCAAGGTCATGGCTGTGCGAATGCGAGCCGCTGAAATATCCTATCACAAACGGATGGCTGTAAGACCGTGCTTTTTTTTGTTCATAAAGTTCCCGCGAAACGCTTATCTGTTCTTCATTTAAAAAATTACGTATCACAAATGACGGTTTTTTATAATGCCTTTTAAGCCTTGATGCCAAAAATTCATTTGTTGAAAGAAGCGCGTCGCAGAGGGACGCCGCGCTGTTTATCCTTGAAAAATAAGCAAACCAGAAATTACAGGTATTTTCATCAGACAAATTTTCGCCCAGCGTATTAAGAAAAAATTTTATTCTGCCGGTGTCAAAAACCAGGTCATCAAGGTCAAAGAGAATCCTAACCGAATGTTCCCCGCACTCTTTTATAAAAAGGTCAAGTTCTTCCGTCCACCTGAACCTTACCGCCACGGCAAGATTAATAAAATCAAAATATTCCCGCAGTTTTTCAAGTTCATAAGAAAAGAAATATGACCCTCTCCACTTTTTGCCGAATTCAAGGGCCTGACACATGTTATAAGCCCTGTATCTGAAAGTGCTGCTGTCCGGGCTTTCATAAAGATATACCGCTGTTTTCATCCCGTTTTCGCGTGCTTCATACAAAATTTTTATTCTTTTTTTTAAAGAAATATCCCAGGGCTTCACATTTGTGAATGCGGCACCAAACCGTGTTTTTAACTTACGCATGATACTTTAACCTCTCTGACGCGAACTCATTTACGGGCGCAAGCGCTTTATCCCAGCTGCGTGCAAATTCATATTTCCTGTAATTACCCTTTCTTTCAGAAGGATTTTCCGCAAGTTTTACCGCGCAGCCAAAAGCCTTAAGCATTGCACTTTTATCCAAATCCGAATATATAATATTTCCCGGCGAAGCGCCCGGGCTGTAGATATTGTCCCTGTTTGTCAGCAAAACAGACCCTGCTGCCGCCATTTCCACCGCTTTATAATCCGGACAATGCGAATAATTAAAAGAAACCGTAAGGTCAACTGTTGGCGCTAATTCGGCCCCGTCATCGGTAAAAATATCTTTAACATATAACGGCCGGCTTTTATCCGAAAAATTAAAATCCCCGGCTTCAGTTCCATGCATTAGAATCCTCCATTTATTTGTATCTATAATTCCCGCGCTTACGGCCATGTCAATAATTTTAAGCCCGGTTTTATAAAGCCCTGATTTTGTATCATGCCTTTTTGTGTATAAAAGCCTGAACTGCTGTTTTTCGGCAAAACTTGCTTTTTCAGGTTTCACGGAAAAAACAGGCTGGAAATAACAGCTGTTTTTAATCACATTGCGCGCTTTTACGCGGTTAAACCGCTGATACAGATTTTTGGACAGTATAAAAAAATCAATATTCGCGTTATTCATGGTATTGCCATACAGCAGGCGCGCGTCATTATCAGGGAGATGAACCGTATCAGATTCTTTAAGCAGCCAAAAAAACCTTTTATTTTTAAAAGTCCGGGTTATGGCGGAAGCTCCCTTCCACGAATCGGCAATAAAATAATCATTATCGGAAACTTCAAGCCTTAAAAGCCCCGCGTTTCTGACTCTTTTATAATCCGAATAGAATTCAACATATTTCGGCATTCGCAGTTTTCGTTTTTCCATAAAATTATTAAACGTTTTTATATCAGCCGGCGCTTCCCTTGTTATTATCCTTAACGTCATTCCGTTATTGGCAGCCAGGCTGCCGGCCAGCGCAAACGAGACTTCCGCCGATTCAAATAAGTTTTCAAATACATCCGTGACAAGATTA is a genomic window of Candidatus Goldiibacteriota bacterium containing:
- a CDS encoding ATP-binding protein, producing MENIYLKRDIEKAFKQIITEFPAVTVTGPRQAGKTTLIKHILGKDYDYVTLDDFSARRLAQTDPGMFLDTFFKGKLIIDEAQYAPDLFPQIKMKIDENPREKGRFIITGSQKFLLAEKFTETLAGRVGILSMETLSLSEISAFTGIKNGQELFENACLRGTYPQVYAENISSLQRWYDTYIQTYLERDVKTLYNVGDITAFSAFYKILSYRCGQILNLSAIAADIGAAVSTIKKWVSILEAGGLIYLLYPYHANTRTRLTKSPKVYFMDNGMVCRLNNITDKKTLNTSPLLGYLFENYCISEAVKKVRNTGARETFFFYRTAKGAEVDLVIEKEGKFTLCEFKSGMRFEPGMLDGIKDARAKIGAFSGAQAYVVNSSEDNNNINPATGIIGIRKFLEMR
- a CDS encoding ABC transporter ATP-binding protein, with amino-acid sequence MITVKNLWKSYPAFSDKPGFKEFVINIGNFIKKRKEVFWALKDVSFEIKKGECVGIIGKNGAGKSTLLSVLLGVSEPTKGTVLVRGKRTPLLALGAGFSPDLSGRENIVINGILLGHTKKEMTAKIEQITAFAELEKFIDSPVRTYSWGMYMRLAFAIAVHTEPEVLMIDEILAVGDSFFQVKSADAIKKLIKNGVTTVFVSHSPQAITDLCTRVIWLDRGAVAGDGDPKKVLTDYMMKG
- a CDS encoding DegT/DnrJ/EryC1/StrS family aminotransferase, translated to MTGGFKEPVYVTRPLLPDLEKFKLRLNKIWESKWLSNMGEQHRLFEESARKALKAPYVSLFNNGTTALMAAVRFLGLKGEVITTPFTFPATPHALLLNGVHPVFCDIENETMNIDPDKIEAAITSKTTGILAVHIFGTPCDTVKIQKIADKHGLKVIYDAAHAFNTEIDGVGIGNFGDISMFSFHATKLFNTGEGGCLTYKDGCFKPGIELLRNMGIKNEEEVITAGFNGKMTEIQAALGMLNLELIEEERGKRSRLQEIYHRELSGVEGVACYKNPENIKESLQYFTVRIDEKQFGSSRDSVYEEFKKYNVFTRKYFYPLCSEYPCYKDYPSAEKELLPSAHKAADEVLCLPFYGELTNEDVEKICGILKGLKK
- a CDS encoding ABC transporter permease, producing the protein MIKRDLQRNIDLFVILVKKEITLKYKRTVLGLAWSLLNPVLMALVYYLAFSVFMRIKMENYALFLLSALFPWNWFSASVLMSVNTLTGNTDLIRKVVFPKHFLVLSLVAGQSVTMLFSIPVLAAILVFGGKMPGIEWLYGVPILIIIQFITLSGAAMAVSIVNVFFRDLEYIAGVFMTMLFWLTPVIYPLSAVPEKFRVLLAANPMLYLIESWRSLIMHNAINWQYIGFAFAASVMFLLAGIIIFKALEKKIDGVI
- a CDS encoding acyltransferase → MNYSRGELEKLGLKKIGKNVSIARSCVIINPQYVSVGDNSRIDVFCILSAGSGGIEIGSNVHIGAGAYIFGGGGRVVLSDFCGISSKCVLYTSNDDYTQGHLTNPTVPGKFKKTESGPVILKKHAGTGSGCVILPNVTMGTGSGAGALTLIRKDVPDYFIVAGNPPKKVAERDRQLLEKLEREYLEYNKTEGL
- a CDS encoding glycosyltransferase family 4 protein, giving the protein MRKLKTRFGAAFTNVKPWDISLKKRIKILYEARENGMKTAVYLYESPDSSTFRYRAYNMCQALEFGKKWRGSYFFSYELEKLREYFDFINLAVAVRFRWTEELDLFIKECGEHSVRILFDLDDLVFDTGRIKFFLNTLGENLSDENTCNFWFAYFSRINSAASLCDALLSTNEFLASRLKRHYKKPSFVIRNFLNEEQISVSRELYEQKKARSYSHPFVIGYFSGSHSHSHDLDVAAPQIARLMEENKEIKFKIAGYIKMPEALKPFSKERVIMVPFKDFRELQKETSEVDLNIAPLIDNEFTNCKSELKYFEAAAAGTVTCASPVFSFKKAIVHGKNGYLCGSGGWYSVIKEIYKKGVDAKIVQNAKKHALLHYSPENQYENIEKVLENACAIKGSNKRRMK
- a CDS encoding methyltransferase domain-containing protein, with protein sequence MKVIMETTGTSYKQGELTTAFTQMVAEMKEPTVLEVGTKQAIPGKTSMHREWFPNAKGHYGTDFQEGVDVDITADLHELSKALKRQSKIPKKFDVIISCAVFEHVLNPFVAVSECAKSLNPGGLMYVTVPNCFPIHEFPNDYWRFTIESLSYLMRQAGLIVLDAAYTSPTQIMCEDDPAVKNFASFLMVACIAKKPEKKGNIVKRAARKAINMVKKLNQGK